One part of the Ornithodoros turicata isolate Travis chromosome 2, ASM3712646v1, whole genome shotgun sequence genome encodes these proteins:
- the LOC135384707 gene encoding uncharacterized protein LOC135384707 has protein sequence MSAETAAATFLSMWISRFGVPSQTTTDRGGQFESQLFTAFATLLGTTRLRPTSYHPACNGMVERLHRHLKAAHIAHEDRDHWVSHLLLVLLGIRAALKPDLGCSCADLVYGCSLRLPAEFFCPSKPDISPSALLQRLHRSFNIVRATPSTAASHHSPNIPQDLPIATHVFPRTDSVRKSLSPPYSGPHPVLARNDKTYRVLVNGKEDTVSVDRLKPAYLENPGIVVSFAPGSSSLPTASPLHPAALSMSHGRTAWAVSSGRAL, from the coding sequence ATGTCAGCCGAAACTGCCGCCGCCACCTTCTTGTCTATGTGGATATCGCGTTTTGGCGTACCCTCCCAAACCACAACTGACCGGGGTGGGCAGTTTGAAAGccagctcttcaccgctttcGCTACTCTCCTCGGCACCACCAGGCTGCGCCCAACATCCTATCATCCGGCTTGTAATGGCATGGTGGAACGTTTACATCGCCACCTCAAGGCCGCGCACATCGCCCACGAAGACAGAGATCACTGGGTCTCCCATCTCCTTCTCGTGCTCTTGGGTATTCGTGCCGCACTTAAGCCGGACCTCGGATGCAGTTGCGCCGACCTCGTCTACGGCTGTTCGCTCCGCCTCCCCGCAGAGTTCTTTTGCCCGTCGAAACCCGACATCTCACCTTCGGCCCTCCTTCAGCGCCTTCATCGCTCTTTCAACATTGTGCGAGCAACCCCCTCGACAGCTGCATCCCACCATAGCCCTAACATCCCCCAAGACCTGCCTATAGCAACCCATGTGTTCCCGCGGACAGACTCGGTGCGCAAGTCCCTCTCTCCGCCTTACTCCGGACCGCACCCTGTCCTCGCTAGGAACGACAAAACCTACCGCGTTTTGGTAAACGGGAAAGAGGATACCGTCTCAGTCGACCGGCTGAAACCGGCGTATCTTGAAAACCCCGGCATTGTCGTCTCCTTTGCGCCCGGTTCCTCGTCGCTCCCAACAGCCAGTCCTCTGCATCCGGCCGCTCTAAGCATGTCTCATGGCCGGACAGCCTGGGCTGTCTCCAGCGGGAGGGCCCTGTAG